Proteins encoded within one genomic window of Acidovorax sp. 107:
- the ybeY gene encoding rRNA maturation RNase YbeY, translating into MPLNQLSLSLQFGAFDGVTAHRAVLTRHKVTRWIRHALATDAEITVRIVGAEEGQQLNREYRKKDYATNVLTFDYTQEPMVTADLVLCAPVIEREAKEQNKSLEEHYAHMLVHGTLHAQGWDHETSEADAEEMEAYETDILQELGFEDPYAT; encoded by the coding sequence ATGCCACTGAACCAACTCTCCCTGTCGCTGCAGTTCGGCGCCTTTGACGGCGTGACCGCCCACCGCGCGGTGCTGACGCGCCACAAGGTCACGCGCTGGATTCGCCACGCCCTGGCCACCGACGCCGAGATCACCGTCCGCATCGTGGGTGCTGAAGAAGGCCAGCAGCTCAACCGCGAGTACCGCAAGAAGGACTACGCCACCAACGTGCTCACTTTCGACTACACCCAGGAACCCATGGTGACCGCCGACCTGGTGCTGTGCGCCCCGGTGATCGAGCGCGAAGCGAAGGAGCAGAACAAGAGCCTGGAAGAACACTACGCCCACATGCTGGTGCATGGCACGCTGCACGCCCAGGGCTGGGACCACGAAACCAGCGAGGCCGACGCCGAGGAGATGGAGGCATACGAGACCGACATCCTGCAAGAGCTGGGGTTTGAAGACCCCTACGCGACCTGA
- the dtd gene encoding D-aminoacyl-tRNA deacylase produces the protein MISVLQRVREARVDVDGQTVGAIGAGLLVLVCAERGDTETEADKLMAKILKLRIFSDAAGKMNQSVQDIGGGLLLVSQFTLAADTTGGNRPSFTQAAAPDDGRRLFDYLVAQARKVHPVVATGQFAADMQVHLVNDGPVTIPLRMPPAVVAA, from the coding sequence GTGATCAGCGTATTGCAACGTGTGCGCGAAGCGCGAGTGGATGTCGATGGGCAGACCGTGGGCGCCATTGGCGCGGGCCTGCTGGTGCTGGTGTGCGCCGAGCGCGGCGACACCGAGACCGAGGCCGACAAGCTGATGGCCAAGATCCTCAAGCTGCGGATTTTTTCGGACGCGGCGGGCAAGATGAACCAGAGCGTGCAGGATATTGGTGGCGGCCTGCTGCTGGTCAGCCAGTTCACGCTGGCAGCCGACACCACCGGCGGCAACCGCCCGAGCTTTACCCAGGCGGCGGCGCCGGACGACGGGCGGCGGCTGTTTGACTACCTGGTGGCCCAGGCGCGCAAAGTCCACCCCGTGGTCGCCACCGGCCAGTTTGCGGCCGACATGCAGGTGCACCTGGTCAATGACGGGCCGGTGACGATCCCGCTGCGGATGCCGCCCGCCGTGGTGGCCGCTTGA
- a CDS encoding sensor histidine kinase — MPPAWRRLLPRHALHLPSLLLWVVVACIGCGWLVMDRLQQLHAAFETDARIVHRLLSQRVVQHDAIMATLALLQPATAADGPHNAASPLPRLPSVYPQILDVLQRSAHSDWPPALQAELAAAEATSRRTGHAAMAGLNLPAGRYYLVLAGTPASYALHIDLRTTIPTDEWPMDLATSPVRVTLEHGGTAFVVQPGQVDRGSGIRTYDFHKLLAAPSQPLDVVARRSVGLHELPWWRMLGWCLLTAALWAAGRALWRQRVARQRAEELLRLGQVARLNTLGELAAGMAHELNQPLTALLSSTQAAQRLLADDPPELATAQTAMARAVEQARRASTVVGRLRRLVERPDLAGQAQPLALPTAVQDVLHLLEPELAQRGVVPEVAAEPDLPNVLAEPVALQQIIHNLLMNALQALEQVPLAERQLHLAMVRVDAGRVALSVRDHGLGIPPEARQHLFEPFYTTRTGGLGLGLTLCESLAQAMGAQLTLAPEATPPSATHRGAEFVLTLCAAPPAHDR; from the coding sequence ATGCCCCCCGCCTGGCGCCGCCTTCTGCCCCGACACGCCCTGCACCTGCCCAGCCTGCTGCTGTGGGTGGTGGTGGCCTGCATCGGTTGCGGCTGGCTGGTGATGGACCGCCTGCAGCAACTCCACGCGGCATTTGAGACCGACGCACGCATCGTGCACCGGCTGCTGAGCCAGCGCGTGGTGCAGCACGACGCCATCATGGCCACGCTGGCGCTGCTGCAGCCCGCCACTGCGGCGGATGGCCCGCACAACGCGGCCTCGCCCCTGCCCCGCCTCCCGTCGGTGTACCCGCAAATCCTGGACGTGCTGCAGCGCTCGGCCCACAGCGACTGGCCGCCCGCACTGCAGGCCGAGCTGGCAGCGGCCGAGGCCACCTCACGGCGCACGGGCCACGCAGCCATGGCGGGGCTGAACCTGCCCGCAGGCCGTTACTACCTGGTGCTGGCAGGCACGCCCGCCAGCTACGCGCTGCACATCGACCTGCGCACCACCATCCCCACCGACGAGTGGCCCATGGACCTGGCCACCAGCCCGGTGCGCGTGACGCTGGAGCACGGCGGCACGGCCTTTGTGGTGCAGCCCGGCCAGGTCGACCGGGGCAGCGGCATCCGCACCTACGACTTTCACAAACTGCTGGCCGCCCCCAGCCAGCCGCTGGACGTGGTGGCCCGCCGCAGCGTGGGTCTGCACGAACTGCCCTGGTGGCGCATGCTGGGCTGGTGCCTGCTGACGGCCGCGCTGTGGGCCGCAGGCCGCGCCCTGTGGCGCCAGCGCGTGGCCCGCCAGCGGGCCGAAGAGCTGCTGCGCCTGGGCCAGGTGGCGCGGCTGAACACGCTGGGCGAACTGGCCGCGGGCATGGCGCACGAGCTGAACCAGCCGCTCACGGCGCTGCTCTCCAGCACGCAGGCCGCCCAGCGCCTGCTGGCCGACGACCCGCCCGAACTGGCCACCGCGCAGACCGCCATGGCCCGCGCGGTGGAGCAGGCGCGCCGCGCATCCACCGTGGTGGGCCGCCTGCGCCGTCTGGTGGAGCGGCCCGACCTGGCAGGCCAGGCCCAGCCCCTGGCACTGCCCACCGCCGTGCAAGACGTGCTGCACCTGCTGGAGCCCGAGCTGGCGCAGCGCGGCGTGGTGCCCGAGGTGGCTGCCGAACCGGATCTGCCCAACGTACTGGCCGAACCCGTGGCGTTGCAACAGATCATCCACAACCTGCTGATGAACGCCCTGCAGGCGCTGGAGCAGGTGCCACTGGCAGAACGCCAATTGCACCTGGCCATGGTGCGCGTGGACGCCGGGCGCGTGGCCCTCTCGGTGCGCGACCATGGGCTGGGCATACCGCCCGAGGCACGCCAGCACCTGTTCGAGCCTTTCTACACCACCCGCACCGGCGGACTGGGCCTGGGCCTCACGCTGTGCGAGAGCCTGGCGCAGGCCATGGGTGCACAACTGACCCTGGCGCCCGAAGCCACGCCCCCCTCCGCCACTCACCGGGGGGCCGAGTTTGTGCTGACCCTGTGTGCAGCGCCGCCCGCCCATGACCGATAA
- a CDS encoding response regulator transcription factor, which translates to MTDNARSLSPLIHLVDDDAAVRDSLGLLISTVGLRVQTWADPQSFMAGFDRASIGAIVLDVRMPGISGLTVLEQLLAQGVDQPMILLTGHGTVEMCRRAFKAGAAEFLEKPVDDEVLIEALQNAVRQHVRSRERHQADQQARERFVQLSAREREVLGLIVEGLTNKEIGRALELSPRTVETHRANLFAKLGAESLAQLIRRYAALVDSVPGA; encoded by the coding sequence ATGACCGATAACGCCCGCTCCCTCTCGCCCCTGATCCACCTGGTGGACGACGACGCCGCCGTGCGTGACAGCCTGGGCCTGCTCATCAGTACCGTCGGCCTGCGTGTGCAGACCTGGGCCGACCCGCAGTCGTTCATGGCGGGGTTTGACCGCGCCAGCATCGGCGCCATCGTGCTCGACGTGCGCATGCCCGGCATCAGCGGACTCACGGTACTGGAGCAACTGCTGGCACAGGGCGTGGACCAGCCCATGATCCTGCTCACCGGCCACGGCACGGTGGAGATGTGCCGCCGCGCCTTCAAAGCCGGGGCGGCAGAGTTTCTCGAAAAACCTGTGGATGACGAGGTGCTGATCGAGGCCCTGCAGAACGCCGTGCGCCAGCATGTGCGCTCGCGCGAGCGGCACCAGGCCGACCAGCAAGCGCGTGAACGCTTTGTTCAACTGTCTGCCCGCGAGCGCGAGGTACTGGGCCTGATCGTCGAAGGCCTGACCAACAAGGAAATCGGCCGGGCGCTCGAACTCTCGCCCCGCACCGTCGAAACCCACCGCGCCAACCTGTTTGCCAAGCTGGGGGCCGAGTCGCTGGCGCAGTTGATCCGGCGGTACGCGGCACTGGTGGATTCAGTCCCTGGCGCGTGA
- a CDS encoding universal stress protein, whose amino-acid sequence MYEKILVPVDGSPTSLAGLNEAIALARVMGSTIKLLHVVDEISLMTSFEAAMALPPNVFDLLKEAGQQVLSDAEARTKAAGIAVEAELFESYSGRVSDLILTKAKEWGAQIIVLGTHGRRGVGRMLLGSDAEQVLRQSPVPVLLVRGG is encoded by the coding sequence ATGTACGAAAAGATCCTGGTGCCTGTGGACGGCAGCCCCACTTCGCTCGCGGGCCTGAATGAGGCCATTGCCCTGGCGCGTGTGATGGGCTCCACCATCAAGCTGCTGCATGTGGTGGATGAAATTTCGCTGATGACGAGCTTTGAGGCCGCCATGGCGTTGCCGCCCAACGTGTTCGATCTCTTGAAGGAAGCGGGTCAGCAGGTGCTGTCGGATGCCGAGGCGCGGACGAAGGCCGCTGGCATTGCGGTGGAGGCCGAACTGTTCGAGAGTTATTCCGGGCGGGTCAGTGATCTGATCCTCACCAAAGCCAAGGAATGGGGCGCCCAGATCATCGTTCTGGGCACCCATGGCCGACGGGGTGTGGGGCGCATGCTGCTGGGCAGCGACGCCGAGCAGGTGTTGCGCCAGTCACCCGTGCCCGTGTTGCTGGTGCGCGGCGGCTGA
- a CDS encoding sulfite exporter TauE/SafE family protein — protein METALLVAAAFVAGALNAVAGGGSFLTLPALVFTGVPPVVANATGTVALLPGYMAGAWGFREDMQPPPGLSMRAVVVLALIGGSAGAALLLITPDATFRKVVPWLLLAATAMFALGPRLRQWAGASAHGPAAPWKAALGMLAVAGYGGYFNGGLGILLLALFGLLGQTQLNAMNGMKNLVSALLTAIAVAIYAAGGIVLWPQALVMMVAATAGGYGGARVARKLPANVLRWGIVATGLVMAAVFFWRQ, from the coding sequence TTGGAAACCGCCCTTCTCGTCGCTGCCGCCTTCGTCGCCGGCGCCCTCAATGCCGTCGCCGGTGGCGGCAGCTTTCTGACGCTGCCCGCCCTCGTCTTCACCGGCGTGCCGCCCGTGGTGGCCAATGCCACGGGCACCGTAGCGCTGTTGCCGGGCTACATGGCAGGTGCCTGGGGCTTTCGGGAGGACATGCAGCCGCCGCCCGGCCTGTCCATGCGGGCGGTGGTGGTGCTGGCCCTCATCGGCGGCTCGGCCGGGGCTGCGCTGCTGCTGATCACGCCCGACGCCACCTTCCGCAAGGTCGTGCCCTGGCTGCTGCTGGCGGCCACGGCAATGTTTGCGCTGGGCCCCCGGCTGCGCCAGTGGGCCGGTGCGTCGGCCCATGGCCCTGCTGCGCCGTGGAAGGCGGCCCTGGGCATGCTGGCCGTGGCGGGGTATGGTGGCTACTTCAACGGCGGGCTGGGCATCCTGCTGTTGGCGCTGTTCGGCCTGCTGGGGCAAACCCAGCTCAACGCCATGAACGGCATGAAGAACCTGGTCTCGGCCCTGCTCACCGCGATTGCGGTAGCCATCTACGCAGCGGGCGGCATCGTGCTGTGGCCCCAGGCGCTAGTGATGATGGTGGCCGCCACCGCCGGCGGCTACGGCGGCGCCCGCGTGGCACGAAAGCTGCCTGCCAACGTGCTGCGCTGGGGCATCGTGGCCACCGGGCTGGTGATGGCGGCGGTGTTCTTCTGGCGGCAGTGA
- a CDS encoding PhoH family protein, with amino-acid sequence MILRHTFTPHNNTRLTHLCGPADAHLRTIEVALQVSIAHRHEQFKVDGPKAKATQAMELLQALYEIAERPIGEDYIQLMLAGDSELLEAPDDAIILNTRRADLRGRTPTQNLYLQNIATHDITFGIGPAGTGKTYLAVASAVDALERSSVQRIVLTRPAVEAGERLGFLPGDLTQKVDPYLRPLYDALYELMGHDKVQKAFERNAIEIAPLAFMRGRTLNNAFVILDEAQNTTPEQMKMFLTRIGFGAKAVVTGDVSQIDLPKGTLSGLIDAERVLKRVKGISITHFTSADVVRHPLVARIVDAYDAPRRAAAVRARD; translated from the coding sequence GTGATCCTGCGCCACACCTTCACCCCCCACAACAACACCCGGCTCACCCACTTGTGTGGCCCGGCCGATGCGCACCTGCGCACCATCGAGGTGGCCTTGCAGGTGAGCATTGCGCACCGGCACGAGCAGTTCAAGGTCGATGGCCCCAAGGCCAAGGCCACGCAGGCGATGGAGCTACTGCAGGCCCTGTATGAAATAGCCGAGCGCCCCATTGGCGAGGACTACATCCAGCTGATGCTGGCGGGCGACAGCGAGCTGCTGGAGGCCCCGGACGACGCCATCATCCTCAACACCCGCCGCGCCGACCTGCGCGGGCGCACCCCCACGCAGAATCTGTATCTGCAGAACATCGCCACGCACGACATCACCTTCGGCATTGGCCCCGCAGGCACCGGCAAGACGTACCTTGCCGTCGCCAGCGCTGTGGATGCGCTGGAGCGCAGCAGCGTGCAGCGCATCGTGCTGACCCGCCCGGCGGTGGAGGCGGGCGAGCGCCTGGGTTTTCTGCCTGGCGACCTGACGCAGAAGGTGGACCCGTACCTGCGCCCGCTGTACGACGCGCTGTACGAACTGATGGGGCATGACAAGGTGCAAAAAGCCTTCGAGCGCAACGCCATCGAGATCGCACCGCTGGCTTTCATGCGTGGGCGCACGCTGAACAATGCCTTTGTGATTTTGGACGAAGCGCAAAACACCACGCCCGAGCAGATGAAGATGTTCCTCACCCGCATCGGCTTTGGCGCCAAGGCCGTGGTGACCGGTGACGTGAGCCAGATCGACCTGCCCAAGGGCACCCTGAGCGGCCTGATCGACGCCGAGCGCGTTTTGAAGCGCGTCAAGGGCATCTCCATCACCCACTTCACCAGCGCCGACGTGGTGCGCCACCCGCTGGTCGCCCGCATCGTGGACGCCTACGACGCCCCCCGCCGCGCGGCCGCTGTGCGTGCACGCGACTGA
- a CDS encoding nitrate/nitrite transporter produces the protein MLLTLLSGFALSQAFRTTTAILAQGLTAEFGLSPGSLGAFAGLFGLSFGVAQLLMGVGLDLWGLRRTVLTAFPLAIGGAALSAAAPGYAWLMVGQLMIGVGCSPAFLACTLFIARHFPADRFAYLSGVAMGVGGLGLLFTGTPLAWLVQHGGGWRTGYFVLAVLSALSWLLIWLRVHEPAPLVPPPAQRETWGQALLGFGHLLTVPHTWGILLLGMSGYAAFLSLRGLWLAPLLMDRYHLTLVDSGNVALGLSLIALFAPGLAGRLDPGVKRRRWWIGNASLLMAGLFALLAFLRVHPAASVVLILLMGLLSGYGVLQYADVRASYPPALTGRALSAYTMAMFLGVALMQWFTGIVATGAQRLGWDAHTAVMLAIAAWLALASTAFRFLPVSPLVSSQTPEPQ, from the coding sequence ATGCTGCTCACGCTGCTCAGCGGGTTTGCGCTGAGCCAGGCGTTTCGCACCACCACCGCCATCCTGGCCCAGGGGCTGACTGCCGAGTTCGGGCTGTCGCCGGGGTCTCTGGGGGCCTTTGCCGGGCTGTTCGGCCTGTCGTTCGGCGTGGCCCAGTTGCTGATGGGTGTGGGGCTGGACCTGTGGGGCCTGCGACGCACGGTGCTCACCGCCTTCCCGCTGGCGATTGGCGGTGCTGCGCTCTCGGCGGCAGCGCCCGGCTATGCGTGGCTGATGGTGGGCCAGCTGATGATCGGCGTGGGCTGCTCGCCCGCGTTTCTGGCCTGCACGCTGTTCATTGCGCGGCATTTTCCGGCCGACCGGTTTGCCTACCTGTCGGGCGTGGCCATGGGCGTGGGTGGGCTGGGCCTGCTGTTCACGGGCACACCGCTGGCCTGGCTGGTGCAGCACGGCGGCGGCTGGCGCACGGGCTATTTCGTGCTGGCAGTGCTCAGCGCGCTGTCGTGGCTGCTGATCTGGCTGCGGGTGCACGAGCCCGCCCCGCTGGTGCCGCCCCCGGCGCAGCGCGAAACCTGGGGCCAGGCGCTGCTGGGCTTTGGCCACCTGCTCACGGTGCCGCACACCTGGGGCATTCTGCTGCTGGGCATGTCGGGCTACGCCGCATTTTTGTCGCTGCGGGGCCTGTGGCTGGCGCCGCTGCTGATGGACCGCTACCACCTCACGCTGGTGGACAGCGGCAACGTGGCGCTGGGGCTGTCGCTGATTGCACTGTTCGCCCCCGGGTTGGCGGGCCGGCTGGATCCTGGCGTCAAACGCCGCCGGTGGTGGATTGGCAATGCCTCGCTGCTCATGGCCGGGCTGTTCGCGCTGCTGGCCTTTTTGCGGGTGCACCCTGCGGCCAGCGTGGTGCTGATTTTGCTGATGGGCCTGCTGTCGGGCTACGGCGTGCTGCAGTACGCCGATGTGCGCGCGTCGTACCCGCCCGCACTCACGGGCCGGGCCCTGTCCGCCTACACCATGGCGATGTTTTTGGGCGTGGCGCTGATGCAGTGGTTCACCGGCATCGTGGCCACCGGCGCCCAGCGTCTGGGCTGGGATGCCCACACGGCCGTCATGCTGGCCATTGCGGCCTGGCTGGCGCTGGCGTCGACGGCGTTTCGGTTTTTGCCTGTGTCGCCACTGGTTTCTTCGCAGACACCAGAACCCCAATAG
- a CDS encoding cation diffusion facilitator family transporter, producing MSAASPAPHPWLSPRNLLWASIAVAAVTIALKTLAWVVTGSVGLLSDAMESFVNLASAMFALAMVTVAQRPADDDHPYGHHKAEYFSSGFEGILIMGVSAGILWAAGHRLFDPQPIEQVGWGLGLSVLSSALNGLLAWVMFRSAREHRSIALEADARHLVTDVWTSAGVLVGIAGAALTGWLWLDAVAAIAVALNILKEGVELVWRSSQGLMDSAVEPEVQSTIDATLQQFVAAQAPGAVRFDHVSTRRAGQRQFVDMHLHMPADWTLRHAAELRGQVERALMTAVPGLRATIELLPTDVEAHFDDPRDDVKDAVK from the coding sequence ATGTCCGCTGCTTCGCCCGCACCTCACCCCTGGCTTTCACCCCGCAACCTTTTGTGGGCGTCGATTGCGGTGGCGGCGGTCACCATCGCGCTCAAGACGCTGGCCTGGGTAGTCACGGGCTCGGTAGGTCTGTTGTCGGATGCGATGGAGTCCTTCGTGAACCTGGCCAGCGCCATGTTTGCGCTGGCCATGGTGACGGTGGCCCAGCGCCCGGCCGATGACGACCACCCCTACGGCCACCACAAGGCCGAATACTTTTCGTCGGGGTTCGAGGGCATCCTCATCATGGGCGTGTCGGCAGGCATCCTGTGGGCGGCGGGGCACCGCTTGTTCGACCCGCAGCCCATCGAGCAGGTGGGCTGGGGCCTGGGCCTGTCGGTGCTCAGCTCGGCCCTGAACGGGCTGCTGGCCTGGGTGATGTTCCGCTCGGCGCGCGAGCACCGCTCCATCGCGCTGGAGGCCGATGCCCGCCACCTGGTCACCGATGTGTGGACCTCGGCCGGTGTGCTGGTGGGCATTGCGGGCGCAGCCTTGACTGGCTGGCTGTGGCTGGACGCGGTGGCGGCGATTGCCGTGGCGCTGAACATTCTGAAAGAGGGCGTGGAGCTGGTGTGGCGCTCGTCCCAGGGCCTCATGGATTCAGCGGTGGAGCCCGAGGTGCAGTCCACCATCGACGCCACGCTGCAGCAGTTTGTGGCGGCCCAGGCGCCGGGCGCTGTGCGCTTCGACCATGTCTCCACCCGCCGCGCAGGCCAGCGCCAATTTGTGGACATGCACCTGCACATGCCCGCCGACTGGACCCTGCGCCACGCCGCCGAGCTGCGCGGCCAAGTCGAGCGCGCGCTGATGACGGCCGTGCCCGGCCTGCGTGCCACCATCGAACTGCTGCCCACCGATGTGGAGGCGCATTTCGACGACCCCCGTGACGATGTGAAGGATGCCGTGAAGTGA
- the dbpA gene encoding ATP-dependent RNA helicase DbpA, with translation MTSKENQARTDFSALALSPAMLANLQQLGYTTMTPIQASSLPPALLGKDLIAQASTGSGKTAAFALALLANLNPRRFAVQALVLCPTRELADQVTTEIRRLARAEENIKVVTLCGGVPLRGQMLSLEHGAHIVVGTPGRVMDHLERQHLTLEALNTLVLDEADRMLDMGFFDDIATVARQCPKERQTLLFSATYPEGIAKLSAQFMKSPEQITVQAQHAEGKIEQRWYEVKNSERLHVVSQLLNHFRPDSSIAFCNTKQQCRDLVGVLQAQGFSALALFGELEQRQRDQVLVQFANKSCSVLVATDVAARGLDIANLAAVINVDVTPDPEVHIHRIGRTGRGDAEGLALNLASLDEMGSVGKIEQLQGRESRWFPLADLTPTGSGPLVPSMATIQIIGGRKEKIRAGDVLGALTGDMGYTREQIGKINVNDFSTYVAVDRVIGAQAVQRLNQGRVKGKTVKARLVTGTQEFE, from the coding sequence ATGACCTCCAAAGAAAACCAAGCCCGCACTGATTTCAGTGCGCTGGCCCTCAGCCCCGCCATGCTGGCCAACCTGCAGCAACTGGGCTACACCACGATGACCCCCATCCAGGCGTCCAGCCTGCCGCCGGCCCTGCTGGGCAAGGACCTGATCGCCCAGGCCAGCACCGGCAGCGGCAAGACCGCCGCGTTTGCCCTGGCCCTGCTGGCCAACCTCAACCCCCGCCGTTTTGCCGTGCAGGCCCTGGTGCTGTGCCCCACGCGCGAACTGGCCGACCAGGTGACCACCGAGATCCGCCGCCTGGCGCGTGCCGAAGAAAACATCAAGGTCGTCACCCTGTGCGGCGGCGTGCCGCTGCGTGGCCAGATGCTGAGCCTGGAGCACGGCGCCCACATCGTGGTGGGCACGCCCGGCCGCGTGATGGACCATCTGGAGCGCCAGCACCTCACGCTGGAAGCCCTCAACACCCTGGTGCTGGACGAAGCCGACCGCATGCTGGACATGGGCTTCTTTGACGACATCGCCACCGTGGCGCGCCAGTGCCCCAAAGAGCGCCAGACCCTGCTGTTCTCAGCCACCTACCCCGAAGGCATCGCCAAGCTCAGCGCCCAGTTCATGAAATCGCCCGAGCAGATCACGGTGCAGGCGCAGCATGCCGAGGGCAAGATCGAGCAGCGCTGGTACGAGGTGAAAAACAGCGAACGCCTGCATGTGGTGTCGCAGCTGCTCAACCACTTCCGGCCCGACTCGTCCATCGCCTTTTGCAACACCAAGCAGCAGTGCCGTGACCTCGTGGGCGTGCTGCAGGCGCAGGGCTTCAGCGCGCTGGCGCTGTTTGGCGAGCTGGAGCAGCGCCAGCGCGACCAGGTGCTGGTGCAGTTTGCCAACAAGAGCTGCTCGGTGCTGGTGGCCACCGACGTGGCCGCGCGGGGCCTTGATATTGCCAACTTGGCCGCCGTCATCAACGTGGACGTGACGCCCGACCCCGAGGTGCACATCCACCGCATCGGCCGCACCGGTCGGGGCGACGCCGAAGGCCTGGCGCTGAACCTGGCCAGCCTGGACGAGATGGGCAGCGTGGGCAAGATCGAGCAACTGCAGGGCCGCGAATCGCGCTGGTTCCCGCTGGCGGACCTCACGCCCACGGGCAGTGGCCCGTTGGTGCCGTCCATGGCCACGATCCAGATCATCGGCGGCCGCAAGGAGAAGATCCGCGCGGGCGACGTGCTGGGCGCGCTGACCGGCGACATGGGCTACACGCGCGAGCAGATCGGCAAGATCAATGTGAACGACTTTTCCACCTACGTGGCGGTGGACCGTGTCATCGGCGCGCAGGCTGTGCAGCGGCTGAACCAGGGCCGGGTAAAGGGCAAGACGGTGAAGGCGCGCCTGGTGACTGGAACGCAGGAATTTGAATAA
- a CDS encoding heme-binding protein, whose translation MQSTLVKAAALTLSLIATAASAEGVRTEKNMSLDLATQIAAQTVATCTANGYAVTATVVDRAGTVRAVHRADNAGPHTLEASRLKAYTSASAKNTTLAMMEGAQKNPAAANLVNIPGYLLLGGGVPVKVGNEVIGAVGVGGAPGGHLDEQCAVAGIAKVQDLLK comes from the coding sequence ATGCAAAGCACCCTCGTCAAAGCCGCCGCCCTCACCCTGTCCCTGATCGCCACCGCCGCCAGCGCCGAAGGCGTGCGCACCGAAAAGAACATGTCGCTGGACCTGGCCACGCAGATCGCCGCCCAGACCGTGGCCACCTGCACCGCCAACGGCTACGCCGTGACTGCCACCGTGGTAGACCGTGCAGGCACCGTGCGCGCCGTGCATCGCGCCGACAACGCGGGCCCCCACACACTGGAAGCCAGCCGCCTCAAGGCCTACACCTCGGCATCGGCCAAGAACACCACGCTGGCCATGATGGAAGGCGCGCAGAAGAACCCTGCGGCCGCCAACCTGGTGAACATTCCCGGCTATCTGCTGCTGGGCGGCGGCGTGCCGGTGAAGGTGGGCAACGAAGTGATCGGCGCCGTGGGCGTGGGCGGTGCGCCCGGCGGCCACCTGGACGAGCAGTGCGCCGTGGCGGGCATCGCCAAGGTGCAGGATCTGCTGAAGTAA
- a CDS encoding ankyrin repeat domain-containing protein, whose translation MKPWNLVFALAAALASATPAQAQVPPTAAETAAYQGMHAAAARGDLQALSKLIAARADVNARDGYGRTPLHVATFARQADAIRALAQAGADLNALENDRYDAVTIAAVADDEATLRLLLQLGASAKQVTSRYDGTALIAAAHLGHDGVVRQLIAAGAPLDHVNNLHWTALIESIVLGNGGARHQATLQALLQAGASQALTDRQGNTPLQLARQRGYGEMVQMLEAAAARR comes from the coding sequence ATGAAGCCCTGGAACCTAGTTTTTGCCCTGGCCGCAGCACTGGCCAGCGCCACTCCAGCCCAGGCACAGGTGCCTCCCACGGCGGCAGAAACGGCGGCCTACCAGGGCATGCATGCGGCTGCGGCGCGGGGCGACCTGCAAGCACTCTCCAAACTGATCGCGGCGCGGGCCGATGTGAATGCCCGCGATGGCTACGGCCGCACGCCGCTGCATGTGGCCACCTTTGCCCGGCAGGCAGACGCGATCCGCGCCCTGGCCCAGGCCGGGGCCGATCTGAACGCGCTGGAAAACGATCGCTACGACGCCGTGACCATCGCCGCCGTGGCCGATGACGAGGCCACGCTGCGCCTGCTGCTGCAACTGGGCGCCAGCGCCAAACAGGTGACCAGCCGCTACGACGGCACGGCCCTGATCGCCGCTGCCCACCTGGGGCATGACGGCGTGGTGCGCCAGCTGATCGCAGCCGGGGCGCCACTGGACCATGTGAACAACCTGCACTGGACGGCGCTCATCGAATCCATCGTGCTGGGCAACGGGGGCGCGCGCCACCAGGCCACGCTGCAGGCGCTGCTACAGGCCGGCGCCAGCCAGGCCCTGACCGACCGGCAGGGCAACACGCCCCTGCAGCTGGCGCGCCAGCGCGGCTATGGCGAGATGGTGCAGATGCTGGAGGCAGCCGCCGCCCGGCGTTGA